The Ignavibacteriales bacterium genome includes a region encoding these proteins:
- a CDS encoding T9SS type A sorting domain-containing protein, with translation MSFYFNNFSQTPIPFQKTTINNFYNYIAINSCKMWISNKGYTYNPGKDEYGLQWPGGEKANKTLIAEDGLVWGGIVNDKIRINGDGGLQPGKILFNGNPDDSSLKKYRVYKLNKDWEQIPEGPIRVSYGNDFLEWPVEDGAPWIDINKDGKYTIGQDKPDFLGDEMLWYVSNDFDSLYSWWSSKPIGLEIQTTVFAFNKLDYFADIIYKKYKIVNKSKQYVKDMYFGYWAYLNIGDGRDDYCGCDTTLNLGYGYNSDGNDIEYGNTPPAVGFEFINVTPKTANSKFMSSFAPFVNNTVFPEPMYPDEYYNCLQGNKANGSDYRDPHTGKTTKFPLAGDPVNHIGWYEGNGWPNPPKPGFRKIIMTTDAYNIAPNDTIEIVIAIIVGSGSDNLNSVTNLKKKAAVAKTLYDMNFKTAQPPPSPILHTYSMDRSFKLWWEDNAENYDERDPFLPIDNKIDSTYTFEGYRLWQYEDKNGNNPKLLDVYDIKNNIDVINDMIMVNGKYFLAPVIVGNNKGLKREITISIDYFHNYLALNNYSPYYFGVTAYAYNENSTPSYLESPHKVIEVIPGQKLIDVTYPYTVDDAVIASQIVGNSDACIKFNIIDPTALTGDLYQVILNGNDKNLSYNLFNKTKNDTLLKNQKEFTAEITGKKIIDGFILSVQNLGKDSIAAANTKYRMKSILEIKGPGGTTLTQPIDVINNLSSSSKWIIKIKGANKRLNWQVNPADEGLGYDDYEIRFDGTSKYYPSGYAHSFNPILKSDTLSVDTLPFEAWCIGRDPNTTDDDYRLAIKVLDYDRQDSSRTIPDDKWTQLDNNDWEELFAYKPNFDPADPPQLAGISKFPDHKFGSLSISGSVPDPGTVIRIVTFKPITGGDIFEAKLTSANLNDKEAAKKALDEIGVFPNPYFGINDFGGNMNQDFVRFINLPKAITIRIYDLAGAFIKKIEKNNYTQYLDWDLTNFDGTRVSSGMYIAMLTMDGIGNKVLKIALVMGKKYIDR, from the coding sequence ATGTCATTCTATTTTAACAACTTTAGCCAAACGCCAATTCCATTTCAAAAAACAACCATAAACAATTTTTATAATTATATCGCAATTAATAGTTGCAAGATGTGGATTTCTAACAAGGGTTACACTTATAATCCGGGCAAAGATGAATATGGGTTACAATGGCCTGGAGGAGAAAAAGCGAATAAAACTTTAATAGCTGAAGATGGTTTGGTGTGGGGCGGAATTGTTAATGACAAAATAAGGATTAATGGCGATGGAGGATTACAACCTGGAAAGATACTCTTTAACGGAAATCCGGATGATTCTTCATTAAAAAAGTATCGTGTTTATAAACTAAATAAAGACTGGGAACAAATTCCAGAAGGACCAATTCGGGTCAGTTATGGAAATGATTTTCTTGAATGGCCTGTTGAAGATGGCGCACCTTGGATTGATATTAATAAAGATGGAAAATATACTATTGGACAAGACAAACCGGATTTTCTTGGCGATGAAATGCTTTGGTATGTTTCCAATGATTTTGACTCTCTTTATTCCTGGTGGTCATCTAAACCAATAGGATTGGAAATCCAAACTACCGTTTTTGCTTTTAACAAACTTGATTATTTCGCCGACATTATTTACAAAAAATATAAAATTGTAAATAAGAGTAAGCAGTACGTTAAAGACATGTATTTTGGTTATTGGGCTTATTTAAATATTGGTGATGGAAGAGATGATTATTGTGGATGTGATACAACACTAAATTTGGGTTATGGTTATAATTCTGATGGGAATGATATTGAATATGGAAATACTCCACCTGCTGTTGGTTTTGAATTTATTAATGTAACGCCCAAAACAGCAAATAGTAAATTTATGTCTTCATTCGCTCCATTTGTTAATAATACTGTTTTCCCCGAACCAATGTATCCTGATGAATATTATAATTGCTTACAGGGTAATAAAGCAAATGGCTCAGATTACAGAGATCCGCATACAGGTAAGACAACTAAATTTCCCCTTGCAGGCGACCCGGTAAACCACATAGGCTGGTATGAAGGAAATGGCTGGCCTAATCCACCTAAACCTGGTTTTAGAAAAATAATTATGACTACAGATGCTTATAATATTGCGCCCAACGATACAATTGAAATTGTAATAGCAATAATTGTTGGCAGCGGAAGTGATAATCTGAATAGTGTAACTAATTTAAAGAAAAAAGCTGCCGTAGCTAAAACATTGTATGATATGAATTTCAAAACAGCACAACCTCCACCTTCCCCAATACTACACACGTACTCAATGGATAGGTCGTTTAAACTGTGGTGGGAAGATAATGCAGAAAACTACGATGAAAGAGATCCATTCCTGCCAATAGATAACAAAATAGATTCCACTTACACATTTGAAGGATACAGACTTTGGCAATATGAGGATAAGAATGGCAACAATCCAAAACTTTTAGATGTTTACGACATCAAAAATAATATTGATGTTATTAACGATATGATTATGGTAAACGGTAAATATTTTCTTGCACCTGTTATTGTTGGTAACAATAAAGGTTTGAAAAGAGAAATTACTATCTCAATTGATTATTTTCATAATTATCTTGCGCTCAATAATTACTCACCTTATTATTTTGGGGTTACTGCTTATGCTTATAATGAAAACAGTACCCCATCTTATCTGGAAAGCCCTCACAAAGTAATAGAAGTTATTCCGGGTCAGAAACTTATTGATGTTACTTATCCTTACACAGTTGATGATGCTGTTATTGCTTCCCAGATTGTTGGCAATTCCGATGCCTGTATAAAATTTAATATTATTGATCCCACAGCTTTAACAGGGGACTTATACCAGGTTATTCTGAATGGGAATGATAAGAATTTATCATACAACCTTTTCAACAAAACTAAAAATGATACACTTTTAAAAAATCAAAAAGAGTTTACAGCGGAGATTACAGGCAAAAAAATAATTGATGGTTTTATTCTTTCTGTTCAAAACCTTGGGAAAGATAGCATTGCTGCAGCTAATACAAAATACAGGATGAAATCTATCCTTGAAATTAAAGGTCCTGGTGGAACCACTCTTACTCAACCGATTGATGTGATAAATAATTTAAGTTCCTCCAGCAAATGGATAATAAAAATAAAAGGAGCAAATAAAAGATTAAACTGGCAGGTAAATCCAGCCGATGAAGGTTTAGGATATGATGATTACGAAATTCGTTTTGATGGAACATCAAAATATTATCCCAGTGGTTATGCACATTCATTCAATCCGATCCTGAAAAGCGATACACTAAGCGTTGATACTCTGCCTTTTGAAGCCTGGTGTATTGGAAGAGATCCAAATACAACAGATGATGATTACCGGCTTGCAATTAAAGTACTGGACTATGACAGGCAAGATTCCAGTAGAACTATACCGGATGATAAGTGGACTCAACTGGATAACAATGATTGGGAGGAATTATTTGCATACAAACCGAATTTCGATCCGGCTGATCCGCCTCAGCTTGCAGGTATATCAAAATTCCCTGATCATAAGTTTGGTTCACTTTCTATAAGCGGGAGTGTACCGGATCCGGGAACTGTAATCCGGATTGTTACTTTCAAACCAATTACCGGCGGAGATATTTTCGAAGCAAAACTTACTTCAGCAAATTTAAATGATAAAGAAGCGGCAAAAAAAGCTTTAGATGAAATAGGTGTTTTTCCAAATCCATATTTTGGGATAAATGATTTTGGCGGAAACATGAACCAGGATTTTGTCCGGTTCATAAATCTTCCCAAAGCAATTACTATTAGAATTTATGATCTTGCTGGCGCGTTTATTAAAAAGATCGAAAAGAATAATTACACACAATACTTAGATTGGGATTTAACAAATTTTGATGGCACACGAGTTAGCAGCGGAATGTATATTGCAATGCTTACTA
- a CDS encoding TonB-dependent receptor: MKQFLTLVLCVQISLSLFAQTHKPTISGLISDQSTGEPLIGANLVVYKDSLISTSIPLKGTATNKYGFYALPEMDYGVYLIAFRNIGYKLEVKRVEVTKTTENIRLNVQLNEESITLEEVTIKGERNTKTEISTINISPDIIKQLPSLSGEANVFKSLEYIPGVKVANELSNGIYVRGGSPDQTLTLLDGVILYNPSHLGNFASTFNSNALQDVRLLKGAFPAEYGGRLSSVLDIKLRSGTKQKTKGSLGLGLINSGFMIEGPVNEKSTIMLSGRKMYYDFIQNSFNKNSTLPRYNFYDLNAKINYNLDENSKIFVSGMFGKDNLYSPTNSKDIDYDIQWQNASLSLNWLNINNESLFSNTWFSFISYEFTSKLNDKNNNSGSGDYYSSSQLQDFIVKRAVEYMFDETHTIKSGIELTLHKYRLIYSDYYDPELQDDDRIGTDNLSLETAIYFQDELQITPLLTTNAGVRLYFFNKSKYFRAEPRFSATYALNENIFIKGAFAIAHQFLHLIVRNDISLPTDLWYPSTTNINPSKSLQYVFGVESYFDNQAYLFSVEGYYKEMQDLYEFGNIKNKDLSKPIEDQFTSGKGESYGMELFFNKRAGDLMGWIGYSLSWTKRKFDELNGGNIFYPRYDRRHDISIVLTYNFTQNFNCGITWTYASGQGYTVPTGQYQFGDIGIGSTDKIQFNNSGINSYRLPDYHKLDFSASYKFSFSNLAFETYLNLFNLYNRKNAFAQYISYDNAAGTNSSASGTDRIPKLKQLTLFPFIPTLGVNIKF; the protein is encoded by the coding sequence ATGAAACAATTCTTAACATTAGTACTCTGTGTTCAAATAAGTTTAAGTTTATTTGCCCAAACTCATAAACCAACAATATCCGGATTAATTTCAGATCAATCCACCGGAGAACCTCTTATAGGCGCAAATTTAGTTGTTTATAAAGACAGTCTTATTTCCACTTCTATTCCACTAAAAGGTACTGCTACTAACAAATATGGTTTCTATGCTTTGCCTGAAATGGATTATGGAGTTTATCTCATTGCATTCAGAAATATTGGCTACAAACTGGAAGTAAAAAGAGTAGAAGTAACAAAGACTACTGAAAACATAAGGTTAAATGTTCAGTTGAATGAAGAAAGCATAACGCTTGAGGAAGTGACGATAAAAGGTGAAAGAAATACTAAAACAGAAATTAGTACAATAAATATATCTCCGGATATTATTAAGCAGCTTCCTTCACTTAGCGGTGAAGCAAATGTTTTCAAATCGCTGGAATACATTCCCGGTGTTAAAGTTGCCAACGAGTTATCCAATGGAATTTATGTACGTGGTGGTTCTCCGGATCAAACCTTAACTCTGCTTGATGGTGTTATTTTATATAATCCATCTCACCTTGGAAATTTTGCAAGTACATTCAACTCAAACGCACTTCAGGATGTCCGGCTGCTTAAAGGTGCCTTTCCGGCTGAGTATGGTGGAAGACTCTCAAGTGTACTTGATATTAAGTTACGTTCCGGTACAAAGCAAAAAACAAAAGGATCTTTAGGTTTAGGACTTATTAATTCCGGTTTTATGATTGAGGGACCTGTAAATGAAAAATCTACCATAATGCTATCCGGTAGAAAAATGTATTATGATTTTATTCAGAATAGCTTTAATAAAAACAGCACCTTACCCAGGTATAATTTTTACGATTTGAATGCAAAGATAAATTATAACCTGGACGAAAATTCGAAAATCTTTGTCAGTGGTATGTTCGGTAAAGATAATCTTTACAGTCCAACAAACAGTAAAGACATTGATTATGATATTCAATGGCAGAACGCTTCTTTAAGTCTTAACTGGCTGAATATAAATAATGAATCACTTTTTTCTAACACATGGTTTAGCTTTATTAGTTACGAATTTACTTCTAAACTAAATGATAAAAATAATAATTCCGGTTCCGGCGATTATTACTCTTCTTCGCAGCTACAGGATTTTATAGTTAAAAGAGCAGTGGAGTATATGTTTGATGAAACACATACCATCAAATCCGGTATAGAACTTACTTTGCATAAATACAGATTAATTTACAGCGATTATTATGATCCTGAACTTCAGGATGATGATAGAATCGGGACAGATAATTTATCTCTTGAAACTGCAATATATTTTCAGGATGAGCTACAAATTACTCCGCTCTTAACTACAAATGCAGGTGTGCGATTATATTTTTTCAACAAGAGCAAATACTTTAGAGCTGAACCAAGATTTTCTGCAACCTACGCTTTAAATGAAAATATTTTTATTAAAGGAGCCTTTGCCATTGCTCATCAGTTTCTTCACTTGATTGTCAGGAACGATATTTCACTTCCTACTGATTTGTGGTACCCTTCTACTACTAATATTAATCCAAGCAAATCGCTGCAATATGTGTTTGGAGTAGAATCATATTTTGATAACCAGGCATATTTATTTTCTGTGGAAGGATATTACAAAGAGATGCAGGACTTATATGAGTTTGGTAATATAAAAAATAAGGATTTAAGTAAACCGATTGAAGATCAGTTCACATCCGGCAAGGGAGAGTCTTACGGAATGGAATTATTCTTTAACAAACGAGCCGGCGATTTGATGGGATGGATCGGTTATTCACTTTCCTGGACAAAAAGAAAATTTGATGAACTTAATGGTGGAAATATTTTTTATCCTCGATACGATAGAAGACACGATATTTCAATTGTTCTTACATATAACTTTACACAAAATTTTAATTGCGGTATAACCTGGACTTACGCGTCAGGACAAGGTTATACTGTTCCGACCGGTCAATATCAGTTTGGTGATATTGGAATTGGTTCGACGGATAAAATTCAATTTAACAATTCAGGAATCAATTCTTACCGCTTGCCGGACTACCACAAATTGGATTTTAGCGCATCATATAAGTTTTCATTTTCCAATCTTGCATTTGAGACTTATTTAAATCTCTTTAATCTTTACAACAGGAAGAATGCATTCGCACAATATATTTCATATGATAATGCTGCCGGAACTAATAGCAGCGCTTCAGGAACGGACAGAATTCCAAAACTAAAACAGTTAACACTATTTCCTTTCATTCCAACTTTGGGAGTAAATATAAAGTTTTAA